One genomic segment of Arthrobacter sp. JZ12 includes these proteins:
- the secD gene encoding protein translocase subunit SecD — protein sequence MARTGPGSAAKRTLVWLGVVFALLALLLGGGSLWSNASWTPKLALDLEGGTQMILAPEVQGSSTGEITPEQLDQAVEIIRQRVDGSGVAEAEISTQSGQNVIVALPGIPEPETRELIQASAQMEFRPVLFGGPGQAPAAQTPTPEDQLPTPSAEPTDASDPNWITAELLQEFEATDCTSPEALEPAVEPAAGDQPTIACEPDTQGKYILGPVEVRGTEIESADYGMARSAQGQSLNEWVVNIDFNDEATETFRAVTERLFAIGAGDPRNQFAIVLDGVIVSAPTTNAVIPDGRPQISGSFTEESAAALSEQLKYGALPISFEIQSEQQISATLGADQLRLGLIAGVIGLVLVAVYSLFQYRMLGLVTIASLVVAGGLTYLAICILGWTENYRLSLAGVAGLIVAIGQTADSFIVYFERIRDELRDGRGLVSAVENGWRRAKRTVLASKAMNLLAAVVLYFVAVGNVRGFAFTLGLTAIADLIVVFLFTHPTMRLLAMTRFFGEGHRWSGLDPTRLGALPLYRGAGRVRHKPVERPAVELRGRNKAAAGEAERRMTIAERRLAEQKAAQEKAAQQKVEQKSNGAPAGDGQQETVSARGHGPEEGDKR from the coding sequence ATGGCACGAACCGGCCCGGGCTCGGCGGCCAAACGGACTCTCGTTTGGCTTGGCGTAGTCTTTGCACTCCTCGCGCTGCTGCTTGGCGGCGGCTCGCTCTGGAGCAACGCCAGCTGGACCCCAAAGCTCGCCCTCGACCTCGAGGGCGGCACCCAGATGATCCTTGCCCCTGAGGTGCAGGGCAGCAGCACAGGCGAGATCACCCCCGAACAGCTGGACCAGGCGGTTGAGATTATCCGCCAGCGCGTCGACGGCAGCGGCGTCGCCGAAGCGGAGATCAGTACCCAATCGGGACAGAATGTCATCGTCGCTCTTCCCGGCATCCCCGAACCGGAAACCCGGGAGCTCATCCAGGCCTCCGCGCAGATGGAGTTCCGTCCGGTCCTTTTCGGCGGACCGGGACAGGCTCCGGCAGCGCAGACTCCCACCCCGGAAGACCAGTTGCCCACCCCGAGCGCTGAGCCCACCGACGCGAGCGACCCCAACTGGATCACCGCCGAGCTCCTGCAGGAGTTTGAGGCAACCGACTGCACCAGCCCGGAAGCGCTGGAGCCCGCGGTCGAGCCCGCGGCGGGCGACCAACCGACGATTGCGTGCGAGCCCGATACCCAGGGGAAGTACATCCTGGGCCCCGTCGAGGTGCGTGGGACCGAGATCGAGTCGGCCGACTATGGCATGGCACGCAGCGCCCAGGGCCAGTCGCTGAATGAGTGGGTTGTCAACATCGACTTCAACGATGAGGCAACCGAGACGTTCCGCGCCGTAACCGAGCGTCTGTTCGCCATCGGAGCCGGAGATCCCCGGAACCAGTTCGCCATTGTGCTCGACGGCGTCATCGTGTCTGCCCCGACCACCAACGCGGTGATCCCAGACGGGCGCCCGCAGATCAGCGGCAGCTTTACTGAAGAGTCCGCAGCCGCGCTCTCCGAGCAGCTGAAGTACGGTGCGCTGCCGATCAGCTTCGAGATCCAGAGTGAACAGCAGATCTCGGCAACGCTCGGCGCCGACCAGCTTCGATTGGGCCTGATCGCCGGCGTCATCGGACTTGTGCTTGTTGCCGTCTATTCCCTGTTCCAGTACCGGATGCTTGGGCTTGTGACCATTGCATCACTCGTCGTGGCAGGCGGCTTGACCTACCTGGCCATCTGCATCCTGGGGTGGACGGAAAACTACCGCCTGTCGCTGGCAGGTGTGGCCGGTCTCATCGTGGCCATCGGCCAGACAGCCGACTCGTTCATCGTCTACTTCGAACGCATCCGTGATGAGCTCCGAGACGGACGCGGCCTGGTATCCGCCGTCGAGAACGGCTGGCGCAGGGCCAAGCGTACGGTTCTGGCGTCCAAGGCAATGAACCTCCTGGCCGCCGTCGTGCTCTACTTCGTGGCGGTCGGAAACGTGCGTGGATTCGCCTTCACGCTCGGTCTGACAGCCATCGCCGACCTCATTGTGGTGTTCCTGTTCACCCACCCGACCATGCGCCTGCTCGCGATGACGCGTTTCTTCGGCGAGGGCCACCGCTGGTCCGGCCTGGACCCGACCAGGCTCGGTGCGCTGCCCCTGTACCGCGGCGCCGGTCGTGTGCGGCACAAGCCGGTTGAACGACCGGCAGTAGAACTGCGCGGGCGCAACAAGGCTGCAGCGGGAGAGGCTGAACGGCGGATGACGATCGCCGAACGGCGCCTGGCTGAGCAGAAGGCTGCCCAGGAGAAGGCGGCCCAGCAGAAGGTCGAGCAGAAAAGCAATGGGGCACCTGCGGGTGACGGACAGCAGGAAACCGTCTCCGCACGCGGACACGGACCCGAGGAAGGGGACAAGCGATGA
- the secF gene encoding protein translocase subunit SecF, whose amino-acid sequence MSRFSFAEFGNELYSGKRSYPFVGKRNLWFIIAGAAVLLSLLIPVIKGGFNLGIDFRGGSEFTVSNVQDTSISAGEQAVTGIVPEAVPRVTNIAPETVRVQTERLSDDETLAVRDALIGAYGVTEEEVTSNFVGPTWGEDVSRQAVIGLIVFVVLAALLMAIYFRTWKMSVAAMTALVVVMITSAGIYSLVDFEVTPSAIIGFLTILSYSLYDTVVVFDKIRENTADQDVSTKRTFAEQVNLAVNQTLVRSINTSVVAVLPVAAILFIGAMLLGAGTLRDLSLALFVGIIIGTVTTVFIAAPMYAMLRMKEPEIRKQEKRVLQRRSLEAKEAEGTVRA is encoded by the coding sequence ATGAGCCGCTTCAGTTTCGCCGAATTCGGCAATGAGCTCTACTCCGGCAAGCGGTCCTACCCCTTCGTGGGAAAGCGCAACCTGTGGTTCATCATCGCCGGGGCCGCAGTATTGCTGTCCCTGCTGATCCCCGTCATCAAGGGTGGGTTCAACCTTGGTATCGACTTCCGGGGCGGATCCGAGTTCACGGTCTCCAACGTGCAGGACACGAGTATCTCGGCCGGCGAGCAGGCTGTGACCGGGATAGTGCCCGAGGCCGTTCCCCGCGTGACGAACATAGCGCCGGAAACCGTGCGCGTGCAGACCGAACGGCTCAGTGACGATGAGACGCTGGCCGTTCGCGATGCCCTGATCGGCGCCTACGGGGTCACCGAGGAGGAAGTCACCTCCAACTTCGTCGGACCCACCTGGGGCGAGGACGTGAGCCGGCAGGCCGTCATCGGCCTGATTGTGTTCGTAGTTCTTGCAGCGCTCCTGATGGCGATCTACTTCAGGACCTGGAAGATGTCCGTCGCGGCAATGACCGCGCTCGTGGTTGTCATGATCACCTCCGCTGGAATCTACTCCCTGGTGGACTTCGAGGTGACGCCGTCGGCCATCATCGGTTTCCTGACTATCCTCAGCTACTCCCTTTACGACACTGTGGTGGTCTTCGACAAGATCCGGGAGAACACCGCGGACCAGGACGTGTCCACGAAGCGCACGTTCGCTGAACAGGTGAACCTTGCCGTGAACCAGACGCTGGTCCGTTCGATCAACACCTCCGTGGTCGCTGTCCTGCCCGTCGCGGCGATTCTGTTCATCGGTGCGATGCTGCTCGGTGCCGGCACACTGCGCGACCTCTCCCTGGCGCTCTTCGTGGGCATCATCATCGGCACCGTAACTACGGTCTTCATTGCGGCTCCGATGTACGCGATGCTTCGCATGAAGGAACCCGAGATCCGGAAGCAGGAAAAGCGCGTGCTGCAGCGGCGGTCGCTCGAGGCCAAGGAAGCCGAAGGTACGGTTCGGGCGTAA